Proteins from a genomic interval of Pseudomonas silesiensis:
- the argE gene encoding acetylornithine deacetylase has translation MPLPSMKDQFAALIAAPSVSCTQASLDQSNRAVIDLLATWLGDLGFACDIQQVSPGKFNLLASVGSGPGGLVLAGHSDTVPYDAALWQTDPLKLTEVDGRWVGLGSCDMKGFFALVIEAVIPLLEQPFKQPLLILATCDEESSMSGARALAEAGRPLGRAAVIGEPTGLKPIRMHKGIMMERIDILGQSGHSSDPSLGHSALEAMHDAIGELRGLRLLWQREYRNPQFSVPQPTMNFGCIHGGDNPNRICGQCSLEFDLRPLPGMDPKVLRAEILQKLRPIAERHQVKIDYAPLFPEVPAFEQAEDAELVRVAEKLTGHRAEAVAFGTEAPYLQRLGCETLVLGPGDIACAHQPGEYLEMSRLQPTVHLLRQLIEHYCLMPAKNPL, from the coding sequence ATGCCTTTGCCGTCCATGAAAGATCAGTTCGCTGCGCTGATCGCTGCACCGTCCGTCAGCTGTACCCAGGCCAGCCTCGATCAAAGCAACCGTGCGGTGATCGACTTGCTGGCGACGTGGCTGGGCGATCTGGGTTTTGCCTGTGATATCCAGCAGGTCAGCCCCGGCAAATTCAATCTGCTGGCCAGTGTCGGTTCCGGCCCAGGTGGACTGGTCCTCGCCGGTCACAGTGACACCGTGCCGTACGACGCCGCGTTGTGGCAGACCGATCCGCTCAAACTGACCGAAGTCGACGGCCGCTGGGTCGGCCTGGGCAGTTGCGACATGAAGGGCTTTTTCGCCCTGGTCATCGAGGCGGTCATTCCGCTGCTCGAGCAACCGTTCAAACAGCCGCTGCTGATTCTCGCCACCTGCGATGAAGAAAGCTCGATGTCCGGGGCGCGAGCCCTGGCCGAAGCCGGGCGACCCCTGGGCCGTGCCGCAGTGATCGGCGAGCCGACCGGGCTGAAGCCGATCCGCATGCATAAAGGCATCATGATGGAGCGCATCGATATCCTCGGCCAGAGCGGTCACTCTTCGGACCCAAGCCTGGGCCACAGCGCTCTCGAAGCCATGCACGATGCCATCGGCGAACTGCGCGGGCTGCGTCTGTTATGGCAGCGCGAATACCGTAACCCGCAGTTCAGTGTGCCGCAGCCGACCATGAACTTCGGCTGTATCCACGGCGGCGACAACCCCAACCGCATTTGCGGCCAGTGCTCGCTGGAGTTCGATCTGCGGCCGTTGCCGGGCATGGACCCCAAGGTCCTGCGTGCGGAGATTCTGCAAAAGCTCAGGCCCATCGCCGAGCGGCATCAGGTGAAGATCGATTACGCACCGTTGTTTCCAGAAGTGCCGGCCTTCGAGCAGGCCGAGGATGCGGAATTGGTCCGGGTCGCGGAAAAGCTCACCGGTCATCGCGCCGAAGCAGTGGCATTCGGCACCGAAGCGCCTTATCTTCAGCGTCTTGGCTGCGAAACGCTGGTGCTTGGCCCCGGCGATATTGCCTGCGCCCACCAACCGGGGGAGTACCTGGAAATGTCACGTTTGCAGCCTACGGTGCATCTATTACGTCAACTGATTGAACATTACTGTCTGATGCCGGCCAAAAACCCTTTGTAG